Below is a genomic region from Castanea sativa cultivar Marrone di Chiusa Pesio chromosome 2, ASM4071231v1.
AAAGTTACAGAATACCATAGAATTGTCCACTAAGATGGAGCAACCCAAATGCGAAGATTATGCAATTTAGACCCTTTGTTTGCCAATTCAATTGCTAACGAGTTGGCCTCCTCATAAATATCATAAACCAAAATATCCATGTTACGAAACAAATCAAAAATTTCGAGTAACTCTTCACGAATCTTCATTGGAGGTTCAATGCCATTCCTACTAACCCATCGAGTAACACTAGGATCGTTCCCCTCCACGACCAACCTTTTCACAGGAGGCATATATTGCAAACATCTCAATCCTTGCCTCAAACCCTCCACACTTGCAACTGTTGTGTCTGCTTCACCAAGATTACCACTATAAACAACCACACGGTCTTCAAACTCGTTCCGAAAGATGCCACCAAAACCTGCAGGACTGTTCTTATCATGACCCTTTCCACTGAAATTTAGCTTTATCCAACCAGTGTGCGGTGGTTGCCACAAGCAACGGTGCCTACGAGGTATTCGGTTGTCTAGACCCCGACATTCCTCAAAGTCATCATTCCACAAGAAAGTTTCGGAGAAATAGAACTCGCCACAACTGAAAATTTAAGAAAAGTAATTGATTGATTATTTTCATTTCGATGGTTCTAACCCCTGTGCTAAAATTAAAACAAGCGAGGAATACCTTAATCGACAAATCAAGTACTGTACAAATTATCTCTTTtagaaaagataaattaaagaaaacattTGGGAGAAACTTACTTTCTAAGGTGTATATAGTCACCTTGTCTCTTAATAAATTTATTCTGCATTATACCTTGTTTCCTTtgtatttcttttaaaaattggttttcTTCGTAAATATGAGAATctaaaatagagaaataatatgttcacaacattacGGCCTATAAGATGTCCAAACTCATTTATTGTAGACccatataacatttttttttttgaaagacccatataacattttcttgtagagcaattaaaataatttcaatccTAACCACAATCTTAGGTTGGCTATCCCTATTCATTTTAATAAgcaattttatattgtaaacatgTTTCATTCAAGGGTTAGACTTTCTGCTATAGACGTTAATTTCACTGTACTTCCATTTTCTCTCCACCTTTTGTATCCTCACCATCCCAACAAAAATTCTAATACTAATGAAAAGTAATAATGCATCAGGAAAAAGTGAAATAGATAAATTGTAATTACCTGGAAATAAAGTTTCCATGTCAAGTTTCAGGTTCTACATTGAAAAAGGtccaaaaaaaattggtaaataCCCAGtcagcttttttattttcaagtcCACAGATCTCAAACTTTGACATATACTTCTTAATGAAGTCGAAGTGGTGTTGACCAGGACATACGCACAGtaaaattatagtattaatCTGAGCAGCACACCAGTTTGCGTCCAACACATTACTTACATGATGCCTCTCGGCATAAGGCATATAGAACAACGTTGGTTTCTTAACCTCCCTTCGACACTGCTCATTAACTGAGAGAACCTTGCATCCTAGCTCCTCCATAACCAAACAATCACAAGGAGAAAACATTGGATCAAACACTTCTATTTCTCCAATCCAGCTAGAAAAGTCATTCTTCAATAAGAGCGCTATGGCAAGTTGATATTGTGAATGATAACTATACTCAATACTACCAAGAGCATAAATCACCATCAAAATGTGCGAATGTGATCCTAAAACACGTTTAAGGTTGCTTTGAATATCTGGGTCGTTTCTCAACTGATCAGTCATCTTGCTGTAAAATTCTGATTCCGCAACTTCTTTCATCGTGTTATGCATCTCGGCTTAAAGTCTACGAGCTTCATCTTCGGTGCTTATATCCCCTATTTGTGTTTCACGAGttaaagatttgaattttttggctTCCTGGGATGCCAAGATTGCAACAATGTCTAGCTTTAGATTGAAGTGTCGAACCCTGCATGGAGGGAAATCAGAAACCTCCAAATTTCTGAACAACATGCTATCCTCCACAGACATATCATGGTTAATAGCTTGAGCCacggttgtggttgtggttgtggttgtggatgTGGATATCTCATAGTCCATGGTCTCCATGCCCTGTGTGTAAGACTAAATTAATTTGGTGACCCACTTTATAAGGCACATGTGATAAGTTAGAGCACATGTGATAAGTTAGAGGTTTAATGGGATATAAAAACATATCCATTAGTTCTTATCTGATTGGTCAATTAGAGAAGTGGTTTCCTAACGTGACTCCAACTTTGATGGTGAAGGGGAGATTAAAGTAAACTaggagggcgtttggattcagaTTATTTCCGCGTTgacgttttgcttttttttttttttttttttttttttttgtttttgctgcaGAGGGAGACATGTGCGCACTGTGCGGCACTGTGTGCATACTGTGCGAcactgtgcgcgcactgtgcgcacactgttcatgtatttttttatcaattttttttattaaaaataggtcccgcatcactattcacacatttaaaaattattttgctacagtattttcagttttcagttttcagttttcagcaataagttctatccaaacggaccctaggAAACTAGTCCTCTCTACTCATTAAGGTATCTAGTTTTTTCCCTTATAGACAGAATCTGATTGAACAAAGTGCAAAAgggtgaagagagagaaagcattCCTAcaaagaattattattattcactAGAATTCAAAAGAATTGCATCGATGGATCCATATAAGTCTCATGactattttattgtgttttataTCAATGTGAAATCTATGATAGTTATAGATCTTAAGTTGAAGTAGTTGTTGAATGCTTAACAATATAAAGAATTGTAAGTTTACACAATGGAGCAAAGAACATGATCAATTAGTTAGAAATAGAATTTGGAGTAAATTAGCAAACTTAGTAGCGCACACAACAATCCACATGCATGCAAAACTACTTGCTCTTTAGATTATATACTAGTCTGATATTGGTCTATGTCAATCACAGGACGCCTTCTCCTATAGAACTGAAGGAGAATATGGAACTCGATATATCCTTCTGAAGGTATTTGATACTTATTTGCTATCGAATGAAACCATGCAAGTGGTATCGAAATCCAATAATGTGAGATATGTCAGCAAAAACTAACTACCtcactaataaataaaagatatgtaCTATTAGGTagttattcttatttttatacacatgtttttCATGAACTCAAAACTCATCTAAATTGCTCATctctaaatattaaaattttcccatTTTCTCATCTCAGAATccgccgggggggggggggtggtaaGTTAATTTCcttaacaattataaaattttcccaTTTTATCAGTATtataaaaggaaattttgaaaattctaggggggccatggcccccctaACCCATCCCTAGCTCCGCCCCTGGTTATTTTTATACACATGAATTCATGAATTCAAAACTCTTCTAAATCGCTTCATTTCTAAATATTAAaaggattcaaaaagttagttatagttttaaaaaatgtcaaaaatacttCTAATCTAGTTAGGTAatccttattcttaaaaaaaaaataaaaaatagagttaaaattgtaattcaaaaaaaattcaaaaactattagagaaacttttttcctaaaaattagcactcTCTATATTTATAGCATTTCTTCTTTAAATATATCTCACTCAcgtttaatatattttttccctaAATACTAGCACACACTAAATTTAGcagtttatttcattttaaatcctaaattttagtttattaaaaattccttaaccataaataaattcaaattgaaaaattacattaaactaaAAACAAACGAGCCTCATTACATGTGCAGAGcgtgtgtgatgaggctagtttgAATTAAGATCTAAATAAACTAGATCTTATGAAAAACTTGTGGCTTATGGGACTAAGactaagagcatttgcatcaaaCTAGTCCttatgctaaaaatttagctaaagACACACAAGAAGCTTATACATTAGACTCAATAAACTTTACACCACGCCACACCTAATGATCATTGTTCCTTTCCAaaactaagggtccgtttggatattgcttgctaaaaactgaaaacattgtagcaaaataatttttaaatgtgtgaatagtaccgtaagactcatttttaatgaaaaacttgCTGAAgaaagaggtttgtgggtcccgtgaacaatgcacgggacccactagTGTGACATAAAGCCATAGATACACacttctggaaaaaaaaaaaaaagttgcaatgTAGACGCAAGATGCAGACGCCAATCCAAACGTGtactaaacctttttttttcttataaaaaaaacaccttttttaaaaaaaaattcttttctctcactcactcaccctctctCATTTgcacttctctctctcatagcaAGCCACATATCACCTTTGACCACCACACAATTTGACCGTCGACAACTCTCTCAAGATTCTCGACATTCTTAAGCCATATGCAATTCCCGCTTTCTTTTAACAGCGGCTAGTGATTTTATGGTGTGAGCTTGAAGGTGGGTTTCATTGGTCTGGGTTCTATGGGTTTGCAATGCTAGGTTTTATAAGTTtcattggattttttatttttctgatctgattgggttttgtgattttgtgaTTTCATTGGCTTTTGTGATTTTGTTTGTTGTGAATGATAGTGATTGGCAAGGAATGGTGGTGCAAGTGGTTTGGGTAGTGTGGGGGGtcctatttttaacaaaatgaaTGCAACCACTACAATTTCTCTTAAGCATATGCATCCTATTAAAATTAGGCACACCTAATACCAAAAGAGACATGCATGGTGACACATGTTCTATACATTAAGCCTAAATTGGCCACATGGCCGGCCATGCAAAGATCTTCATTATAAAAGGGGGAGAGACCATTTGGAAAAGGggacatactctctctcactcactttcTCCTTCTTTTTAATTCTCTTAGAACTTTAACCGTTTGAGGGATTATTTCCCTTTGGCCGAGGTGACCTTCCGGAGTACTCCCTCTGACTTGGCCGAGGTGCATTGGGCCGAGGACTCCCTTTGGCTAATGCAACCTTCCGACGTACTCCCTCAAACCTTCCTCAATACTCCCTTTAACTTGGCCCCTGGTGCATTGGGCCGAGAACTCCCTTTGGTCGAGGAGACCTTTCGGATCACTCTCTCAGACCTTCTCAGGTACTCTCTCTGACTTGGCCGAGGTGCATTGGCCTGAGAATTCCCTTTGGCCGAGGTGCATTGGACCAATGACTCCCTTTGATAGGTATATATTCTTTGATTTTACTAGGTATACACTCTAACCCTTTTAGGTATCTTCTACCGATGACACCCTCATGATGTACTTAATTTCAGCAGAACTTccttcaaataacaaatttattgtaggaAAGTCAATAGTACCATATTTTTACCCACTACAAGCAGTGATGTTAAAAGTGTGTTATGGACCTATGGTGTGTTGCTGCCATAAGGGTggggaggagaaaaaaaattatatttatttttagagagataAAGATATGCTTAAAAAATCTCAAGACCCAAACCAACAATGATATGCTCAACTCAACAATTCTTTATCAGTGTGTCTGAATAGCAGGATTTGGGCGGATTTGGGTTTGAGTGATTAAAATTAATACTTTGATTTAAACCTTGAAAGATTTAAACATTGAAATCCTTGCATTTCAAATAACATCTTAGCCCattgaattttagaaattgTAGCCACACTCCAAAATAACTAGAACATCCTAAACTAatgaaatgactaaaataccccttaaagctaaaaaagaaaataactaaaataccccaagtttctaaaatgaccaaaatatctttagaacccaaaaaaatgacttaaatacccccaaacctctaaaataacaaaaatacctCCCCAAATCTCGAAAATGCCTTATATTAGGGAATTTTTTTGAGCGTGTCAACCACTGGACGGGTGGCTTTATTAGACCAAAGCTTGTTTTTATGAGTCCAGCTCGAAACTCAACAATGGCTACTAGTGTACTTTAAGCGTGAGTGAGCAAGAAACAAAGCCCAAAGTACAAGCAATGGAGTATGGTTAATAAAGGAacttcaacttttatttagcaATAAGGttattatcataataatatagattttgtgacaagttaaaacaaaataattatattaagtGATGAGATCAATGGAAGAATGTATGTCTaacattaaagaaaattaaaaaaaaaaattatgtgttcAACGCTAAGGCGTCATTGAAGCCATATATGTCTAGTGgtaagattttattattattattattattattattattattattattattattattatttgtttttttggtgaaaaaacgTCTAGTAAGATTACAATGAAATAACCTGCATTTAATCGCTTAGAAAACATCAAATAACCAAATTCCCCCAAAACTCTAAAATGGTCATCACAcccccaaaatcacaaaaataaaagccaaaaataaatttgaatttcccAAATGAATAAAATACCTTAGACTctttaaaatgacaaaaatactccCAAACTTCTAAAATGACCGAGTTACCCTGAAAAACTCCAAAACATAATTGCAAAAataaagggatttttttttttgtttttttgttgttgcaaaatgacacaatttttcaaacaatttcgttagttagATTGATTTCCAAGCTGtttaggaaactaacatctcaagtCTTTTAGACTCAATTTTACTGTAGCAACTCAAGCGCAAGAGACTACTCGAGTTTTATGCTCTGGCCACGCTAATGTGGAATTTTAATccacatggaactcgagcttatAAGACTCAAGTTCCTTACCGaattcctttcattttctcaacTTCAGTTCTTACCTTTAACCAACTCCACCAAAACCTTCCTCACAGTTCCGATCTTATCCGAGCAACTCCAACAAATATCAGGTTCAATCCAATCTGAGCAAAATCTCCACCACCTCATACCGATCTGATCAAAACCTTActaacaaacccaaacccaacaccTCATATCGATCAAAGCCAATCAGAACTCtgcaaacccaaacccaacaaacACGTCATCACCTCATACTGATCAGAACTCACAAACCTAATACCAACAATTGCGCCACCACCTCATCCCGATTGGAACCTGCAAACCGAAACCCAACAAATGCTATTCATCTTGATCGGAGGATAGCTTTGGTGGGGAACAAGAGATATGGAACAGAATAGAGTGAGAGAACCACTTCGGTGATGAGCTTTAGCCTTGGAGGCTCGATTTGAGCTTTGATCTAGAGAAAAAACTATACAGAAGAAggttcagagagagagagaagtcagttttttttttctcttttttaaaaaaaaaaaaaatttattttcttttaaggaaCTCTAGTCTATGAGACTTGAGTTTCACGTGGATTAAAATTCCACATCAGCGTGTCAgaacatggaactcgagtctcttaGGCTCGAAAGACTTGAGTTGCTACGGTGAACTTGAgtctaaaaaatttaagatgttagttttctaaatagtttagAAACGCTGCTAACTAGTGAAATTATTcgaaaaattttgttattttgcataaaaattcaaaataaggttCCAACTTCCATGAGATCTAAAGACTTCTTTCTTTTATGCTCATCGTGATACCATGAGATTTTCCTTTATAcgataattttacattttaattacGAGGAAAATGAGCTCAAAAGATACAGGTAGATAATTGAAAATGCCAAAGCAACCTATCAATATCTGAGAGAAAAGGGGAATCATGCATTAGAGATTCTATAAATTAGGGTAAGAATATACAAGCCATTGGTGCTTTGCTTTCCATGTTATTGAAGGTTCGACTATCAATGTTCAGGAAATCATCCACCATGAAAGCAGAATCATCCGCAATGAGAAATCAACAACCTGTTGCAAAAAGGAAGAAAACTGAGCAGGGACAAGGTGTGTTAGCCAAAATAAATTAGAATACAGTGatcaaattagattttttcAGTTTAGACAAGGAATCGAGAGTGTCTTATATTAAGCCTAACTTCTTAATTGGGAGGTAGCATTGGAGAATAATAGCATTTGTTTGAGCAATCTGGTCGAACTATTTATCAATAAGCTGCTAGCTTTGATCAAAGTTCTGAGCACTCAATCAGAAagattcattatttttctaGGCATTGTGATATTGAAATCTCTTCTACAATTAAGCTCTTAATCAAGTGAGGGATTTAGAAATTTGCTTTCTGGCACTCTGGCTAAAAATTCTGATACGATTGTTATTGTCAAATTCTTTCTTGTTTGGACCTATCTAATGTTTCATCATGTGAATTAAATGTTCCAAGTATGTTTTtccttaaccaaaaaaaaaaagttcaaacttcaaagtatGTTTTAGTAACATGCTTTCAAAGTATGTTGTAGACTCGTAGTAACTaaagactttcttttttttaaacgaCTTGTAAACCTTCTCTTATAATTATAAAAGTGGTTGTAGCAGGTACGGTCAATTCCACATCCTTTTCTTAGGTTGAACGACctgtagctctctctctctctaaaaccaAACAAGTGGCACATATTCCAAACTCtggtaaagaaaatataaattacaacGTAATGAAGTGCAATGAGCTCAGAATGAAAAccgattacaattcttaatccATATtgagagaggggaaaaaaaaactttttatatttatcatcaAAAAATAGTATTATTGGGAAAAAGAAATGGCCCATTTGGGAAAAGGGATGTTGAATCCAAATTTATAGGCTATTACGGTTCCATCTGTTGACATAGCCATTGAACAACCAGGTTGTCAAGGCAAACACATTAATCAATTTGGATTTGTTAATTGCCCGGTCATTATTATACatcaacaatattttcacaataaatgataggttgttattagttgttattagtgggCAAACAGATAATTTCAATTACAGAGTTAGAGGTTATTTTTGAGGCATGTGTGCAAATGGTACcatttatatttcattattttagcCCCAAAATAgtagattttttattaatttttttcaatatctCAATAATTATGCTtgtgacaaatttttaataGCAGTGGAAGGGAAGATGGGTTCAAATCATAGACATGAGGCAATACAAAAGTTGATATTATTACTAGGCTATCACTTGAATCCATGATAATTTTACAATCCTCACCCtttagtgttttattttataaacagAATAAATGAAAAACAATAAGTATGTAGTGTGCTAATCATGCGTTTATAAATTTGGAAATTACATGATATGGTGACTAGTATAAATAGACTTCTTTTATGCCaactaaaaaaatgtaaacatcACTTTggtagtaataaaaaaaatgcaaatatcgttattatcaatttatttattctattttttaaatttctttcattCATATCGTGCCTTATTTTACATACTAACTATTAGAAACTTTCTTTTGGTATGccatttttttgacaaaagtagtaaataatttttcatataatgagGATTGTAAAATAGGAGTAACTTTCTCTTCCCGATTTGAAGTGTTTAATAGATAAGACATCTTTATTAGAGAAACAAAAACTTCATTATAATGAATTCACATAGTCCTCTAGGTAAATTTACCTTCTACGTTTGAGTATTTTGCTTCATGTTATACTTGATCATTAATTGATTGGTATCCTAAACGTGCAAGATTGGAACTTCCCAAAAATGTTTTAAGGTAATCATGCAGGGTTTTATGTGAACCCCATTTTGCCAAAATTCATATTAAGCATTTACATGCTCTTGCCACTTATGGGTATGAGGAAAAATAAGGTAACATGATTATAACCATTACAATACTGAGAGAGTGGagcaggtttttttttaaattataatttcattGAGAATTTTATGATTGGATTTATTTTGCTGCgaagaaaacaaaggaagacgaggggaagagagaagagaggggaATGAGGGTTAACAAAGGGCGATAGATTTTTCACGGTTGGTTAGCAATAGATGAGGTGAAAGCTTTGctggatttttaataaatttggtaAGCTTTAATTGGACCAACTAagtcattttgcaaaaattgTACCCTAGTGATATGATTCCACAATTTGCTTCATTATTAACgtgacaaattattattagaataatatcactttcatataaatttactactaacatcacttttattagCACAATGAAGCAAAAAAAGTCTTATATAGATAATAAGAAATcatatcacaaaaaaaagaaagaatgaaggaaagaaatggaagtttgaTGACCTAAACATCATCCACATAAACAGGATTTCCAAGATATAACTTTTGTACGAGCTTCATCAATATTCATATCCAAAGTTTTAACTAGTTTTTATTTACATTAATGTCCTTCCCTTCCCCATAAAATTAGATCTCAAAAAATACTTTGGTAGACTATATTTAGAGTGTATCACTTCTAAATGATGAATTTCACCTGACTAATCCAACCTTCACCCAACAAACAACAATGTGACAAATTAAGAAAGAGGATGACATTAGCAGGCAATTAGAGGTTGAATCTTTTGGTGTATTGCCCTGTAACAGTGGAGACTGCAGAGGGGAAGCTTTGACTTGGAATCCCGATACTTGTATGAATTTGTGCAATTTGGAGCTGCACATTTTTCTCGTGGGGGAGGATAACTGAAACTCCACACAATAAAAACCCGTCAAACAATGAAACAACGACGTAGGTCaagtacaagaagaaaaatatgatatatgtatacacacacacacacagttgAGTGTGTGTATgcgcgtgtgtgtgtgaagaaagaaaaaagggaagataataataataataataataaagcaaacTTGTACCTGCAGGGCACAGAATCAAATATACTTGGCAGACCAATATCTTCAGAAAATGTAACAATTGTCCCAGTAGGACCAATGACCCATCTGACAGTGTTTGATGCAAGTGATACGGTGCTGGCAGCCCTTTCCTGCATGACATAATGTATTAATACCTGAATGTGTAAGGTGAACAggcattacattttttttaggaggggggggggggggggttattaAAATGAAGGATGTTCATCAATTCTTAGAACCTGTGCTAATTCATCTCGctgccttttcatcttctcttccttcttttttcttccagAATCTTGCCCAAGTATTTTTCTAATTGCCTCAGCCTAAAACACAAAGAAAGTAAGGTTGATTCCTTCATTTATTGCCAAGAGCCAAATAAAGCATGACCTGATGAGCAAACCTCGGCCTCCCTGGCAGCCTTCTCTGATTGCATTTTACGCCTCTGTGCAGCCTCAGATCTCTTCAATTGCTGTTCTACTTCAGAGAGTTTCTCCTTTTTCCCTGTCCACAACCAACCAATGATGAGATTATTTAGATTGACAATATGCAGATACATTGGCATTTAGATGAGTATGTGCTTGTGTTATCATTACAATTTCAATTCATCAATGGTACTTGATGCAGAAAAGTACTTAATAATGAAAATGTAACAACAATAGCATGACAAACATAAATGCTCACTTTTAGAGGAAGCACCATTTGGGAGGTCAGTAAGACCCACATCAGATGCAAATACATCTTTGCCAGATTGAAGTGCACGGTTACGTGTAGTGGGAATTGATGCATTTCTTCCttcaacaaataaatcaaaagtttCCCTTTTTGACTTTTTCGCTTTATATTCAAGTTCATCATCCAAGCTTTTGTCTTTATCTTCTTCCGCATAATCTTTATCCTTATATACCTTTTCTAATCTTGACCTTTTTCTGCCATCTTTTACTGATCTTGGTGATCCATAATATTCCACATCATCACCATACATGCCATCAGCCAATTGACCACTCTCCTCATCTTCATAATCTTCAGAAATTCTTGAAGCACTCAATCGCCCAAGATATTGGATTTCCTCATCATCGTCGTTATCAACTCCTAAATCCAAGACACGTCTTTTAGGAACCCGCTTACTCTTACGAACAGGCTCATAAATCACAGAAAGACTTCCCTCAGATGTCCTTCCCCTTGAATTATATTCCTCTCCAAAACTAGAACCAGTATTGGAAAAGCCCTTCCACTTGAATTTAAGGTTATTCCCCTTGTCCGAAGGATAGACACGATTACTATCTAAATCATCCTGCACCAATCAGATTATAATGTCTTTTAGCTTATTTAAGAATCTACTACATTAGAATATCCtataaacacaataaaaatcCTAATAAATATTGCATGATGGGGAAAACAAAGTCTTGCATAATGGATAAAACAAGGTCATATAAGGAAGGGGGTGATGAAAAGGTAATCGACCTGAGACCAGATAGAGTTAAATGGTTTCAAAAGCCTAAATAAATGAATCCATCAAATCACTTCAATGACTAATATAGTAACTACTGGACTAGAAAAGTAGAAATGCCCTCAATGAGTCTCTTATATCTGTAGTAGTACTTACTAGGGATTAGCGGGGGGGAAGGATTGGACTAGATTAGCGGACATGATAAGTTACCCTGATCAGCAGCATAGAATGAGAAGAATTTGGGGTTGGAATGATTAACAGGGATCAACACAACATACCTGTGGAAGAAACTTCTGGAGGGGCTTATGGCCATCAGAACAGTGAGAAATTTTTGTGATGGAAGAATCACCAATTAAGTCGTTGCTAGACTTGCTGTGAATTGTACGAGTAACACCACCAACTTTGAGCTTTAGTCTCTTCAGCTTGTTTTCAGTTCCTAATTTATCAGAAGCAATTATTGTATCTCCAAAATTCTTATATTCATTGTGTCTTCCACTGCTAGATGGTTGTGCAAATGAaggtaaaagataaaatttctgtTGAAATGCCTGTGAGTCAGGGTGAGGTCTGCGACATACACTActcctcttctttttcacaGTGCTACCAGTACCAACAACAGCAAACTTAGGCCCACCAGAGGTTTCCATTCATACTAAAAATTTGCAGCACCCTTATGGCGATTTCACTGctacaaaaaatataacattagtcaaggaagatcagcagcactCAATAACAACAACATGAGCCCAATGACAATATGCACAATGGGAATGTcaaaagtaaatatataatgaacAGTCCCAGAACCAAGAAATAAGCCTTACCAAACATTATCAAACAAGgtgtaaaacaaaaaataagaagaaactATCCTAAATACTACATAAAACATTCATTAGAATAAAAACTAGCAATAGTTATACTCCATTTTGTCAGTCGGAAaaccaaggaaaagaaaagaaaggggggtGGGGGAAgcaaaagttttaaatttgatat
It encodes:
- the LOC142623672 gene encoding uncharacterized protein LOC142623672; translated protein: METSGGPKFAVVGTGSTVKKKRSSVCRRPHPDSQAFQQKFYLLPSFAQPSSSGRHNEYKNFGDTIIASDKLGTENKLKRLKLKVGGVTRTIHSKSSNDLIGDSSITKISHCSDGHKPLQKFLPQDDLDSNRVYPSDKGNNLKFKWKGFSNTGSSFGEEYNSRGRTSEGSLSVIYEPVRKSKRVPKRRVLDLGVDNDDDEEIQYLGRLSASRISEDYEDEESGQLADGMYGDDVEYYGSPRSVKDGRKRSRLEKVYKDKDYAEEDKDKSLDDELEYKAKKSKRETFDLFVEGRNASIPTTRNRALQSGKDVFASDVGLTDLPNGASSKRKKEKLSEVEQQLKRSEAAQRRKMQSEKAAREAEAEAIRKILGQDSGRKKKEEKMKRQRDELAQERAASTVSLASNTVRWVIGPTGTIVTFSEDIGLPSIFDSVPCSYPPPREKCAAPNCTNSYKYRDSKSKLPLCSLHCYRAIHQKIQPLIAC